GGAGTGGACGGGGGGAAGTTGTTGATCGGTTCAGCACTTGGGTAGCTTGATTGATTAGAATCAGCATTTGGGATGCTAGGCCATCAAAAGGCATATTAAATCTTCCAAGCGAGTCAACTACAAGGCATATGATGATGAATATCACCGTTTGTCGACATCAGACAATTCGGTAGCTTGGGAAAAAAGCCTCACGCTACTGGCCAGTTTTTCTCCCCCACCTTCAAACCCGATGATTTCATCCCACTCCATGCCACCCGATCACATTGACGACAACTTGATCCTTGGCTTTCAAGTTGAGCAAAAGATCTTTCCACTGTCTAAAGCAAGGGAATGCCTTCTTCCAAAGACATGGCGACAGACTGGGATACCCTCAGCAACCTACTCTCTGTCAGCGGGTTTCCAATCTGGCTGAGGGCGATTCTCGCCTTGGCTATCTTCGCTGTGCTCTTTTCACTTCTCCGTGCCGGGCTTTCACCTTTGCGGGCCATACCCGGCCCATTCTTGACTCGTTTCACGGATCTTTGGTACCTCTCGCGACTTTACCGAGGCCAATTCGAGCAAGAAAACCTCGAGCTACATGAGCGATATGGTAATGACCACAGGTCTCCATTACCGATAGCTGAAAGTTCTGACAATATCTTAGGTCCTATCGTTCGTCTTGGACCCAACCGCTACTCCTTCTCTCACCCCGACGCCTTGAAGGCCATCTACGGACCAAGTGCCACGCACCTATTCCCCAAGTCCCCTTCTTATCGCCCAGCCGCTCCTCCAGACCCTGAAAGATGGACTCTCTTCGCTGATGAAGATATTCAACGCCATGCAAGGCACCGTCGACTCTACCAGAGCACCTACTCCATGTCCTCACTTGTCACCTACGAAGCCTATGTTGATGAATGCGCCGACCTCTTCTCACTTCGATTCTCTGAACTTGCAGATGCTGGCGTTCAAGCTGACATGGGCTATTGGTTCCAGTGTTTTGCCTTTGATGTCATCGGTCTCATCACTTACTCAAAGCGTCTTGGCTTCTTGGACCGAGGCGAGGATGTAGGAAGCATCATCAAGACCATCGACAACGAGATGGTTTACTTTGTCGTCGTTGGAGTCTACAGCTTCCTTCACAAGTTAGCTTTTCCCATTCGAAACTGGCTAGCTGGGAAGAAAGGTACTGGTCGCACGTACTTGATGAACTTTACCAAAGAGAGAGTTATTGAGCATCAAGCTCGACCGCACGTTGTCACCACCGAGGACGCTGAAGCAAAGAAAGTTCCTTTGGACTTTCTTTCCAAGTTCTTTGGCAAACATATGGAGGACCCGGCCAAGTTCACCATGTATCACGTCCTCGCAGGGTGTGCCTCCAACATCGTTGCGGGCTCAGATACGACCGCTACTAGCCTTTCAGGCATTCTGTATCACTTACTCAAGAACCCTCAGGCACTCCAACGGCTTCGGCAAGAGATTGAAGAAGTTGACCACGAAGATTCTGGCAGTCGAACCATTGCCTGGACCCAAAGTCAGAAAATGCCACATCTTCAGGCAGTGATAAAGGAGGCCTTGAGGTTGCACACAGCCGTGGCATTGCCAATGGAAAGAGTTGTGCCTCAAGGAGGTGCAGAGATTTGCGGTCATTACTTCCCAGCAGGTGTAAGTGACTCCCATATTTCCAGGTTCAACAAGCTGACAGGACGTGTAGACATGCGTAGGAATCAACAACTGGGTCTACCACCGCAACAAAGCTATCTTTGGAGAAGACGCAGACGAGTTCAAGCCTGAGCGTTGGCTCACGAGTGACTCTGAACAGCTAAGTATCATGAACAAAAACTTGATATCAGTAAGTgacttttcttctttctgtcGATTTGATCAGTGCTGACAGATGGCTTTTGCAgtttggagctggagctcgaACTTGCATTGGACGTCATATCGCAGCACTTCAGATGTCCAAGTTAGTTCCACGGTTAATTAAGGACTTTGATTTCACGCTTTGCGATGACATCTCGGGACTGGGACATCAGTGGACTACCAAGAACTACTTCTTTCTCAAGCCAACCAACTTTCGGGTTTCGGTGAGAACGAAAGTTTGAGGGGGGCTGCCACGATTCAATGGGTTGAACAGATTCTTAGTTTACTAAAATCGTGATCTCATCATTCATCTCTACTCATTCGCTCATTCTACTCAGCGTCCTATACTTCTACCATTCCATTTAATAGTCGCGCCTCCTCAACTTAGAAGGCTTCGACTTCTTAAACTCGGCCTTAATCTCATCCAACAATCCATCCACCGTCAAAACATCCACAGCAACACCCGCAAGACTCTTGCCCACCATAAGCGCCTTCTCAAACGCAGGCTTGCTGATAGCTGCCTCTTCAAAATCCTCTGTGTGAGGTCCACCCTTAGGGACGGTACCGTTGGCAAAGGTGATCTGAAACTGGGGACTGATGGCGGGGAAGTCGTGGCTGATGTTTCCCTGGTCGGTTGAGCCTCCGGGCTGGCGAGTCTTGTCGATGTCAGCATCGGGCAAGTCAccgccaagctcctcgaacCATCGAGTGTACGAAGCTGCAAGACCATCGTTGTTGTTCATGTTGGCGTAGCCATATGGCCGCATAGTGAGGTTCAGCTTGGCTCCTGAACCGAGAGCACCGGCCTTGAAGCAGTTGACAACGCGATCAGTCAGTTCTTCAAGTTGCTCGTCATCAGCAGAGCGGATCTGATAGCTGGCCGATGACAGAGCCGGAATGACGTTGATGCGACTGCCTCCCGACTGGATGATGCCATGGACGCGGTCTGTAGGTCGCATCTCCTGTCGCAAGTAGGAGAGAGCGCTGTTGGCAAGCAGCAGACCGTCCTGCGCATTGATACCCTGCCAAGGAGCTGCCGCAGCATGGGACTCCTTGCCAATGAACTCGACATCGAAGCGATCGGTCGACATTGTAAGCATGTATGGTGTGTCGGCGCCATTGCCGGGATGCGAGATGAGGGAGATGTCGATCTTGGCATCCTTGAAAACGCCAGCCTCCAGCATCTTAACCTTCCCGCCCAGTGACTCCTCGGCTGGGGTACCGAATAGGATAACCTTGCCGGCTAGCTTCTCTTTGCGCATAATCTCGGCGGTTGCCAAAGCTCCAGAGAGTGATGCTGTAGCGATAAGGTTGTGACCACATGCATGGCCCAGTCCTTCAAGCGCGTCATATTCGGCGTTAAAGCTGACAACAGGACCATCTCCGCTGCCCTCGAAAACAGCCATGAAGGCAGTATCAATACCACCGACGGTATCATTCACGCTCCAtcccttttgcttcttcatGAAAGACGTCAAGAGCTTGTGCGCTTTGAACTCTTTGTAACCGAGCTCTGGGTTGTCGTGGATTTCCTTGTTGATGGACCACATGTCCTTTTCAATAGAATCGACATAGTCAGAGACAGCATCGAAGTATGGACTCGTCTCATTCTTCTTTTGGCGGGGCTGTAGAGAGTTCTGAGGGGCGGCCAGGGCTGGGGTGATTGACGCAAGCCCAACAGCAGCGACCAAGAGGCCCTTGGCTTGCTCAATGCGAACCATTTCGATGAATTCAGAAGCCCAGCCGATATAACAATTTCAACCAGAGAATCCTGGGGCGAGCAAGATGAGGCTACTTCGCGGTAATCTCTAGACGCTCAGTAACACAACCGCTGATGGGACTGTcggctttatataaaattaggaGTCATTCCCCTCCAATAACGAGCAATTATTCAATTCACTTATCAATAATGCGAGTCATGCATTCAGTCTCTTGATCATCTCGCCTTGGCAAACAGTTGACCGAACCCAAGGGAGCCAGAACTATACCCCGAGACCGCGCTCCCCTCACGATGGTTTATATCAACCTGCCTAATAAGGCATGTAAACATGTCGATGATATCAAACCACCGGCGCATTTCCATTGCCGAACATGCAAGCCGTCCGTTGACGAGGCCGGGGTAGCCCGTAGTGGGGTCTAACCCAAAGCCATGTTGGGGTTAGCGGTCATGGTTGTCCGGAGGGTGAGGTCACCTTATTGCTCTCGAAGAGGCCGGGGAAGGAGTTTATCGCTCATAAGCTCTCCACAAGCGTTGCATCTTGTATCGGGCTCGCTTCCGTGCTCGGGGCTTCCTCCGTTGAGTGGACCTCTGAAAGATAAGGAAGTGAGTGGAGAGGCAGAATCCGACAATCCTTCAACTACTCCGCGGGAGCAAGAGATCTCTCGGTCAAGCCTAATAGACTCAAGCTGACTCTCTATAATCTTTGTCTCCGACTTCGCTCTCTTCTGCATATAATCATCCACCCAAGCCCAGTTCCGCATGGCGTTCGCAATGTCTGGATAATCTTACCTCGAATAAGCTTGTATAGTGCAGGGATTAGGATCCTCGGGACGCCACCCTAGACGGCATGATCATCGCGCCGCGGAACGAACtacccctcctcctcctctatTACGCAGGATGCGGTAAAGTAGCAAACTCGCTGGTAAAATGTCTTTATCATCTAAACTTGACTGGGAGTCGATAGGTCAGCGGCGGGAGCTCGGGATTTAATAATCCCGAGCTTTCAAAGCTGAGCGGGAGAGAATTTTGCAAGATAATGTAATGGATTTTACTCAAATAGTTGATGTTAGAATGTTGCTTAaaacgatgatgatgcctcCTAATCAGGGCTCATATCCGACACGGATTTTGCCTTCTGTACTAGGTTAGTCAAGCTTTCGAAATGCTCCTGAGCGCCCTGTAGCATCGTGGGACAAGTATCCAAAACTAATCATAATGCCATGGAATGTAGGGTAGGTGTGTGTTTTTCAAGCCACACAGGTACAATGTGGTAGCTGTATTAGTTAGAGAGGAGAAAAGAGTGATGACAGCGCTCTCGGTACTTCATCCCTCCAAGTGCAGGTGTTGTAGCAGATGAGATGCAGCTTGATCCACGACTTCCTGATTAAGAAACATCAAACGCGCGCGTAGGTACATggaaaaaatatttataagtacaAAATAAGCAGCTCTCATAGAGGTGAATAGCCTCCTGTAGCCAGGGGGGAATATTTTAAGATCTACTGGAGGTCCGTCTTGAGCATGACATACGCGCCGCATTTACGTGGTCATCATTTTATGCAAGAGATAACTCACAAGCAAATGTTTTATTCTCTACCTATTGGCAACACGACCTACTACAACTTCCAACAGGTATTATAGAGTTCCGGCGTGTGATGAAGGAATAGGGTTCATTAAATTCTTGTTCCCCGTTTGGATACCTTTATGAAGAGCCGTGAATCTGGTTATCCCTATAGCCTCTATGCAAATCGCCACCTGGTAATGGCCTTTCTCTTTCTAAACTAATGAGGGAAAAGTACGAGCACATAATGAGTAGTTGCGGAAACGACCAACAAGGTTTCGGCGGATTAGGCCGTTGAGGCCGTTTACCCGACAAGTGACGCCTATGATTGAAGAGAAACAACCTGAAGTGGCGTGAAGTGGACGCGCGTCACTCGTTAGTTCTGACAACGGGACTATGCGTGCCTGACGGGCTGGAAAAGACCTATGACGAAATAAAAGGGGGCGCTTGAACTCTGTATCAGTTGGACTCCAAGGTTCGATGCAACGCGGGGGAGGCCGCATGCCGACCAGCCGAAAGAGTTCGGCTTATTTTGACGACAGCTAACAATAGCAGCTGACTGAAGTCTACCGCTGTGTATGGTTTGTAGCTGGCAGGATCACTCTTGAGTAACCTTCTCATTCGCTGGACCGTATTGTAGCAACATTTGACGGCCTCCAACCTACGGTGCGCCGGTGGACAGGCAACGAGCTTGCCGAGTTACCGAATACTGTCTCGTATCCAAAAATGACGGCCGGGTCGTGCCTTTCTAGATGACCACCTGTAAGCTGTAAGCATAGCTGCCGACCAGCCGAGTTTGCCGGCTGCTGAGTGGCTACACCAACGCTGACTGCCGAGACGGAAACTGACTTTAGAATTGAAGGCAGTTGAGACGGGTATAAAGAGATGTGTTGTTCACGGCGATATCTATCTATTTCCCAAATCAACTCACTACTTCATTTGCCTTAACCAACTTACACAAACCAATAACAACAACGACGCTACAACAAACACCACCATGCTTCTCAaccgcttcctcctcggcgccCTCGTTGCCGTTAACTCGGTCAGCGCCCTCCCCAACCCAGACGCCGACAACCAAGACGTCGAGGCACGAAGCATCATCCACCACTGCGGCTCCCACGCCTCCTGGAGCGGCTCCACCAAGTCCTGCGTCTGCCacgacaagggcaaggtgtATCACCACAAGCACAAGAAGTGCCGCTGCCCCAAGGGAGAGAAGTGGCACCATGTCGAGCGCGAGTGCAAGAAGTCCTAAATCTCGCGCGCATGCCTGGCAATGTCGTCATTGGAGTATTTGGCTGTCTTCTGTTACCTCGTCATAACCCGCGAATCCATCTCGACGCATCAATACTTGCCCTCCTTCGACCTTCTCGTTATTTTATCGGCTGTAACACATGGGAATGTTGGATAGTGGACTCTGCACGTGGGAGTCTGGAGATGGACATTGGCAAACCTGGCTCTGTAAATACGTTGATGTAATTATCCCGCCACACATTCACGACAATCCCTCATATTGTTATCGAAATGGAGTTAAGATTATTTAACATCTCTACATATTATTGAGACGCTTACTGTCGTATATCAtgccttttatttaagtgtGACAGTCTCAATAGCCGTGGCCGACTTGGCTATAACCCCCCCATCCATTATGCCCTGGACGTATGCATCCCCGATGAACTCAAACTCCAAACCCCGATCGCTGCTTCTCCGTATGACATGTGGCACATTACCGCACAGAAACACCCAAGCCTTATCACCAATCTTTGCATCTGGAGGTCCAATGCCAAAGTACCCAGATTCTGTGATGAAGAATGCCTGACTTCTTGCCATATCCCGTGCACTGGAGGCAATGTTAGGGTCCCAGCCACCCCGGGCATAGTTCTGAACTCTCGCTACATCTTCTTGTGAAGCGCGATGGTTTGGTTCAGAGCCGTGGTAAACGAGGTCTCCAATCAAGACGCGACAGACGGCTTCCAGACATGCCATGGCTTTGTTACCAATATATGGCTCGTCTATCGATCGATCGCCTAGCCAATTGTAGAACACAGACGACCATAAGCTGATTGTTTGTAGAGTGTGCTCGTCGTATTCCTCAGAGTTGAGTTGTCGGTGGTCAAGAAGGTAATTGACAGATCCCAGCACCGCAATCTTGTCCACCTGCATACCCTGAAGAACCAGGCCGGTGCCCTCGGGCGTTATTTCAGGCTCAACGTACTTTCCACCTGCGCAGttgaaataattatatctccaACAATGGCCAAAGTAACCCGTTGTCCTTTGTGACGGGTCGTCGGCGAATGTCCAGTCAAAGAACCCAGGATGGCAGCCCAGGAGTCATGCGAGGCTCGCCGCGACGACCGCACACCGGAAGCAAGCCTCGGTGATGGCGGATGAGGTCCAAAGTGACTCGAGTATACAACTCGGTCTCGGAGATGGTATAGTCGCAGAAGGGCACGCTCTTAAAGGGAAGCAACCCCATCAAAGCGTAGATTTTATCTAACGAATTCGTCGCATCGCGAGAACGCCAGCGATACAGCGGTCCGAGTATCGGCGCCGGGTCGTTGATCTGAAGGTCCATAATTGGGATACAAAACTCGTCGGATAATGGGCCAAGAGCAAAGCATTGTTCAAATCGTTGGCCCACGCCCGAGTCGATCCTGACAAGACCAACAGCGACCCTCTTCAAGATATCAAAGGATAGGGTGTGGCCTCCCCACATAAGGTCGGATTCCACTGGTAATTTTGCTTCTTGGATTGTCCAGATGCGTTGCCACTATTTGATGCCCTGCCATTTCGCCCATTGAGAGCCCATAAGTGCAAGGATGACTTCGCCGAGATCCCGAGGCGGCACCCCCTCGGCCGATGATCCGGCATTGGGCAAATCGGTGATCATTTCCGTCAAGCACTGGAAAACGAGGGCTACATGAGTCTCCGGGAAGCCTGTCTGCTCTTCTACCGGAAGCTCGCCGAGCCAGATCAGTCCGCGCGATGCCTTTCTGTAAATATCACGCATAACGCTGACTTGGGGAGACTTTTCGACGTCGTTGGTCTGGTCGATGCAGAGTTGGTCAATCCACACTGTCCTTGGTCTGTCGCGCAAACGTAGCCGCGAGAGTGCAAGGTAAAGACTTTCGGTAATGGTTCGGGGTGACCCATCGCAAGTGATTTGGCGAGTATTCGACTGATCGCCCCAAACGTATGATAGCGTCTCGTAACTCGGATCGCTCTTTAAGGGCATTGTACTAACATCGCATACAATCTCGTCCCCAGGTTTCCCCGGAAGAAGCCGTAAGAGAGCGATGTTGACATTTGAGAGGTCAAAAAGGTGTTAGCTCTCTGGACGAGCAGAGGAGGCAAGTAACGTACCTAGATTGTGAGAATCCATGGCGAATCCTGGCTTTATGGTTGAGCGACTGTTTACGCGCATTCGTCTAAATGGCGATAATTTTGAAGATGCGAGAACAAAAGAAAGCGCAGATTCATCTCGGGCACTACATCTTCTTTATGAGACTGAATGCAAACGCCAAACCAGTCTATTATTGCCGCCGACGTGATTGCGCCCGCGCTTTGATGCACCACCGTTCGCTAGCCCGCCGACTTGGCTGTGTTAGCGGTGTTCTCACAGACGTGTTTCTAATTTTCCCCGCGGCTGGGATTCCTTTAGTACTTTGGTCCAAGGCTGAGTTAATGCGGCCTCCGACTAATGATCCATAGCGTTTTGGGGGCCAAAGGTAGTGAAATAACTGCAAATGCGTCAGGCCACTATAGACATGATCAGTAGATATGCTAAGATATCACGTCCTCTGCTGTATGAATGGTGAGATGCATCCTAATACACCCTAGACTCTCGCATCCCACTCTCTCGCCGATTGTAGGGCTAAGCGCAAAAGACCCGACTGGGTTGAATTGCATACAATTGTCACACACAACCAAAACACTCACTGCCTTGCATCAAATTGGCGAGAACGGATCTCGGTCAATCTGTTTCGACTCAACTGACCCCCTTGACCCGCAAGTATTTGCAGAATGGATACTTCAGGTTTCTTCTACGAGGCTCGATCGTATTATTAAGCATCGCCTATTCTGGATATTATCCCACCGGCCTCAAACAGCGTGTTACGAAGGACGAAAAACCACTGGCTCGTCGCCGAGTTTTCATGCGAAATAATGGAGAATATGACGCAGAAACCCGCTCACACCGCCTTCTTCCCCTTTATGCATGACTCGGCACTCAGCAATTCATCAGCCCGTCCTCATCGGAGGGCTCGCCCTATAGAAAGGCTGCTCCCCCGACGGCCCGACGCCTTTCATTGAGGTACACCGACGACCCAGTTCCATCTACACCCAGCATTATCACCAACAGAGTCAACAATCCTTCACCATGGTTTTTGCCAAGATCTACACCTACCCTGGAAACTACCGGGTCCAGCGCGTGAGTAAAATCGACTCAAtagcaacatcaacaactAACACCGCACCCAGGCCAAGGTCGCTGCTGAGCTCAATggcctcgaggtcgtcgACGCCGAGGGCTTTAAGATGGGCGTGACCAACAAGGAGCCCGAGTTCCTCGCCAAGTTCCCCCAGGGAAAGGTCCCCGCCCTCGAGACCACCGATGGCTTCTGCCTCACCGAGAACATCGCCATCTGCCGGTTCATCGCCGAGAGCGGTCCCGCCGCCGACCAGCTCAACGGCGCTGACGTCCGCACAAAGGCCCGGATCAACGAGTGGGTTGCCTTTTGCGAGGCCCACATCGCTGTCCCCATGAACTTTGTCGCTGGCGTCACTGTTTACAAGTATATTCCCCAAGAGGAGGGTACTTTTAACCTGATGGTCTCTCAGTTTGAGAAGGGAGTCCAGCGGGTGGAGGCTGCTCTTGCGGGCGGCAAGGAGTACCTGGTCGGTGAGCAAGTCACCCTCGCCGATATCATGGTTTTCGGTGCCCTGTCCTTCGCTCTCAGCTTCCTgtttgacgaggagaagcgaaGCAAGGCGCCCGAGACTGTCCGATACCTCAAGGCGCTGTCTGAGCAGCCTGCTTTTAAGAACGCCTTTGGCGAGCTGAAGATTTGAGACTCGGGTCGAGCCATGAGGGCCATTATTATCGATGTAGCGGCCCCTACTCTCATAATAAGAGGGTCATAATAAAAAAGCGTTGTTTGACATTCTACCTGTATCGATCCTTCTATTGTGCTGTATCGTGAAGTGAAGGCCCGTGAAGTCTAGGGACTAATCATCCCTAGCCTTGGTGTGATCATTAAAACGTTAAAAGAAATCACTAGTTTTACTCTATCGAGCACAGGAGAGACATTGTAAGCAGAAAAGTCTGTTAGCTGATCTTGCTGAATCCGAATaagctcatcatggccatgatgtaATGAACGACAATAAATGTTAATCCCGAGACTCCTCCTTTCTCATTCAAAGATCCCATCAAATAATCAAGCCCGCGGCCGCAGATGATGGTAAACGAGGAATATCCCGATATTTTCCTACACTTGCTACATCTGCAGCTTCCTCATCAGAGAACACAGGGTTCCTTACTCTGCATTGAAATGAGCGCCAGCTTAAGAAATCAGCTCACACTTTGTCTTGTCCTCGCCACAGATATACTATACATTGTCAGCAAATATGCTATCAAACCCAAATCCAACGTAGAACCTTACCGAAAAGATGGACTCGGGACAGCTGTAAAGGTGGCATGGCCCTGTGATGCACTCCGGACACTCAATCTCTATCTGGAGAGTGGCATCGGCGCACATGGTCTCCTCGCAGGCGttggcagcagcggcagtgAGGGTAAAGAGAATGGCGTTAATGAACTTCATCGTGGATTTATAGGGAGACAAAAGACGTAGAATAGGGATGTTTGAGAAGGAGCTTGTGAGGTGTGTTTGTGCAAATGAGATGAGACCAGCAGGTGGGAATCAAGATGTTAAATAGATCTGCCCGTGAGCTAGACAGCCAGAATCGTCAATTTTTTAGTCTGAGACCAGTCACCAGAAATTACCTGCCCAATTTGACCAAACCAATGCCCCCACTGCCGCAGCTGATGTTGATCAAAACTCTCCATGTAAGCTTACCGCTCTCAAACAGACATGTATCTCCACAGTCCACTGCAGCGCGGCAACTGACCTGTCTCAGCCCATGCCTGCTCGTCCTTGAGGCCCCGTAGATTCTTGACTATAGCAAGGCTTAAAGTCGACTCCCCTATTCTGCTAAAAAGGTGGGCGAGACTAATGGTGTGAAGACGTGTTATTATCATGCAAAGCCATTTCAGA
The window above is part of the Fusarium falciforme chromosome 3, complete sequence genome. Proteins encoded here:
- a CDS encoding Peptidase M20 domain-containing protein 2, whose product is MVRIEQAKGLLVAAVGLASITPALAAPQNSLQPRQKKNETSPYFDAVSDYVDSIEKDMWSINKEIHDNPELGYKEFKAHKLLTSFMKKQKGWSVNDTVGGIDTAFMAVFEGSGDGPVVSFNAEYDALEGLGHACGHNLIATASLSGALATAEIMRKEKLAGKVILFGTPAEESLGGKVKMLEAGVFKDAKIDISLISHPGNGADTPYMLTMSTDRFDVEFIGKESHAAAAPWQGINAQDGLLLANSALSYLRQEMRPTDRVHGIIQSGGSRINVIPALSSASYQIRSADDEQLEELTDRVVNCFKAGALGSGAKLNLTMRPYGYANMNNNDGLAASYTRWFEELGGDLPDADIDKTRQPGGSTDQGNISHDFPAISPQFQITFANGTVPKGGPHTEDFEEAAISKPAFEKALMVGKSLAGVAVDVLTVDGLLDEIKAEFKKSKPSKLRRRDY
- a CDS encoding HET domain-containing protein, which translates into the protein MDLQINDPAPILGPLYRWRSRDATNSLDKIYALMGLLPFKSVPFCDYTISETELYTRVTLDLIRHHRGLLPVCGRRGEPRMTPGLPSWYVEPEITPEGTGLVLQGMQVDKIAVLGSVNYLLDHRQLNSEEYDEHTLQTISLWSSVFYNWLGDRSIDEPYIGNKAMACLEAVCRVLIGDLVYHGSEPNHRASQEDVARVQNYARGGWDPNIASSARDMARSQAFFITESGYFGIGPPDAKIGDKAWVFLCGNVPHVIRRSSDRGLEFEFIGDAYVQGIMDGGVIAKSATAIETVTLK
- a CDS encoding HET domain-containing protein, giving the protein MPLKSDPSYETLSYVWGDQSNTRQITCDGSPRTITESLYLALSRLRLRDRPRTVWIDQLCIDQTNDVEKSPQVSVMRDIYRKASRGLIWLGELPVEEQTGFPETHVALVFQCLTEMITDLPNAGSSAEGVPPRDLGEVILALMGSQWAKWQGIK